In one Clostridia bacterium genomic region, the following are encoded:
- a CDS encoding bifunctional ADP-heptose synthase: MKTKANIGKLRKYVEEFTNFTVTVLGDLVADEFVYGEIARVSREAPVLILRHREQTVVPGGGGNAVMNLAALGINVLPVGIVGDDEPGRLLVQQMKAKKIPTSGIVRVKGHTTTTKTRILAGMTHSARQQVVRVDREPEPIKDTHPALLELISSAREYAKASDAMLISDYGYGAATPRLLTFIRSDGSLGDMPITLDSRYRMLEYSGVTAATPNEPEVEAALNVSIGNDHEKLFAAGDELMKRMNLHSLVVTRGSDGMVAFERKAKPVEIPIFGSNQVTDVTGAGDTVIATFTAALAAGADTESAARLANFAGGLVVMKRGTATVSRPELLAALDEAAEAGATK, encoded by the coding sequence ATGAAGACAAAGGCCAACATTGGAAAATTGCGCAAGTACGTCGAGGAGTTTACAAACTTCACGGTGACGGTTCTCGGCGACCTTGTGGCAGACGAGTTCGTTTACGGCGAGATTGCGCGTGTTTCACGCGAGGCACCCGTCCTGATCCTGCGCCATCGCGAACAGACGGTTGTTCCCGGCGGTGGCGGGAACGCAGTCATGAACCTGGCCGCCCTCGGCATCAACGTGCTGCCCGTCGGAATCGTTGGGGACGACGAACCTGGCCGCCTCCTCGTGCAGCAGATGAAGGCTAAGAAGATTCCGACCAGCGGTATCGTTCGTGTTAAGGGCCACACGACGACGACGAAAACGCGCATTCTTGCCGGGATGACGCACTCGGCGCGGCAACAGGTCGTCCGCGTGGATCGCGAACCGGAGCCAATCAAAGACACGCATCCGGCGCTGCTCGAACTGATCTCGTCCGCGCGCGAATATGCAAAAGCCTCCGACGCGATGCTGATTTCGGACTATGGCTACGGCGCGGCCACTCCGCGACTGCTCACGTTTATTCGTTCAGACGGCTCGCTTGGCGATATGCCTATAACGCTGGATTCGCGCTACCGGATGCTGGAGTACAGCGGCGTTACGGCCGCGACGCCAAACGAACCCGAGGTGGAAGCAGCGCTCAATGTGAGCATCGGCAACGACCACGAAAAGCTCTTTGCCGCAGGCGACGAACTTATGAAGCGCATGAACTTGCACTCGCTGGTGGTCACGCGAGGCAGCGACGGTATGGTCGCGTTCGAGCGAAAGGCAAAGCCGGTTGAGATTCCGATCTTCGGTTCGAACCAGGTCACCGACGTAACCGGCGCGGGCGATACGGTGATCGCAACCTTCACTGCCGCGCTTGCCGCCGGCGCGGATACAGAGTCCGCAGCACGCCTGGCGAACTTTGCCGGCGGTCTTGTAGTTATGAAGCGTGGCACGGCGACCGTTTCGCGCCCGGAATTGCTTGCGGCGCTCGATGAGGCGGCGGAGGCAGGCGCTACCAAGTGA
- a CDS encoding DUF2007 domain-containing protein, producing the protein MATAPEPNEVLVKVFDTEQESEAMVVQGLLESSGIQSVLTSLDAVQDVLPGVGGVIIQVRAEQAEEARRLIEEYRASAAAEDEVTGDTAQSE; encoded by the coding sequence ATGGCTACTGCACCGGAACCGAACGAAGTTCTCGTAAAGGTTTTCGACACCGAGCAGGAATCAGAGGCCATGGTGGTTCAAGGGCTGCTCGAGTCCTCTGGCATTCAGTCCGTGTTGACTTCGCTGGACGCAGTACAAGACGTCCTGCCCGGGGTCGGCGGCGTCATCATCCAGGTTCGGGCAGAGCAGGCAGAAGAAGCGCGACGCCTGATAGAAGAATACCGCGCCAGCGCGGCTGCCGAAGATGAAGTCACCGGCGATACGGCGCAATCCGAATAG
- the lpxK gene encoding tetraacyldisaccharide 4'-kinase produces the protein MNPLSGIFGAVVASRNALYDAGVFPRRRLRAPVVSIGNISLGGAGKTPFTILLGRLLMRRGIRFDILSRGYGRQTRGAMRVLGEGAARQFGDEPLLMARTLAVPVFVGERRLDAGRLAELEDAPDLHLLDDGFQHRRLARDFDIVMLSEEDVRGRLVPSGRLREPVSSLRRADAVVVAPGFPTTDVAAYCSRIWRLRRGIEVRYTGSKPIVFCGIARPQQFFSQIRQAGIRPLAEISHRDHHAYSERDVADLLMAAQSHGADGFITTEKDSINLGTMLTRLPNVTIARVSMELDDAGTVIDDMLKTIDARRQATL, from the coding sequence ATGAATCCGCTATCAGGAATCTTCGGCGCAGTGGTTGCGAGCCGCAACGCGCTCTACGACGCGGGGGTTTTTCCACGACGGCGCTTGCGCGCGCCTGTGGTCAGCATCGGCAACATAAGCCTCGGCGGTGCAGGGAAGACCCCGTTCACGATTTTGCTTGGACGATTGCTGATGCGACGCGGAATCAGATTCGACATCCTCTCTCGCGGCTATGGACGACAGACACGCGGAGCGATGCGCGTGCTCGGCGAGGGCGCGGCACGCCAGTTCGGGGACGAACCCTTGCTCATGGCGCGCACACTGGCCGTGCCGGTGTTCGTCGGCGAACGAAGGTTGGATGCTGGCCGACTTGCCGAACTCGAGGACGCGCCGGACTTGCATCTGCTTGACGATGGCTTTCAGCATAGGCGGCTTGCGCGCGATTTCGATATCGTGATGCTTTCGGAAGAAGACGTTCGCGGCAGACTCGTCCCTTCTGGGCGACTGCGCGAACCTGTGTCTTCACTACGACGGGCCGATGCCGTGGTGGTTGCGCCCGGCTTCCCGACGACGGACGTTGCAGCCTACTGCTCGCGGATCTGGCGCCTGCGTCGCGGGATCGAAGTGCGCTACACCGGCAGCAAGCCAATCGTGTTCTGTGGAATCGCGCGCCCGCAGCAGTTCTTCTCCCAAATTCGACAGGCCGGAATCAGGCCGTTGGCCGAGATTTCGCATCGCGACCATCACGCCTACTCCGAGCGCGACGTTGCTGACTTGCTAATGGCGGCGCAGTCACATGGCGCTGATGGGTTCATCACCACGGAGAAAGATTCCATCAATTTGGGTACCATGCTGACTCGTCTGCCCAACGTCACCATTGCGCGAGTCTCCATGGAGTTGGACGACGCCGGGACGGTGATTGATGACATGCTGAAGACGATCGACGCGCGCCGGCAGGCGACGCTGTAA
- a CDS encoding ComEC/Rec2 family competence protein, translated as MFAACVAFASGIIFGRHFWHPPVVLLSAFALILVGAVVLALRRNTVAAGSAALVLFSLCGAFAIQARDAAVSPASPLLRHSEGEEVSISGYVIRDGVLRQSPFGGQQQSVDIAVEQVMIESRSDAVSGSVRLNIFERHRKASADADGDDEEQSASKQRLLVYGERVSLTAKLRPPLNYGNPGALDYRGYLRAQGIDLLGTASTDAVNVLPGHSGSAFADLRSRMRRSILARIHALWPAPQAGLLDAMLIGERAYIGPEWREAFQRSGTYHVLVVSGMNVGILAFVLFWVLKRIRAGELTATLVTLFVTCGYAYLADSGAPIVRAALMLAIYLATRLLYRQRAALNAVGVAALIILAADPGAILDASFQLTFLSVVAIGGIALPLLERTSEPYRRALRMFGIVGYDQVLDPKHAQFRLDLRMIAGRLSRFLGKSGARFAVVTFCATVLGAYEVLLVSELMQVALALPMIWYFHRATLLALPANALVVPLTGVLMPASVAAVALSYVSQSLAAIPAWIASWALEAVTGAVKLVGASRMSDVRMPSPSVTMAVLAAASFALSLLLARRRALLCATGLFTLTLCAFLLVTYSPHAQLPRGLFELTAIDVGQGDSFLIVSPEGKTLLLDSGGMLGNGNADFDIGEDVVSPYLWTRGIARLDAVAFSHGHLDHMGGMRAIVRNFQPRELWMAEANLSTPELEALLDIAAEYGVSVRRRAAGEVFDFGGLHFQVLAPPRDWELKARVRDEDAMVLRISYGENSVLMVGDAGRRIERELVKNGIRADLLKVGHHGSITATSPEFLAALRPKLAVISVGRRNTFRHPRPEVLARLAEAHVSTYRTDTMGIVSFYLDGSSIRIAPYRR; from the coding sequence GTGTTTGCCGCTTGCGTGGCGTTTGCGAGCGGAATCATCTTCGGTCGCCACTTCTGGCATCCTCCGGTTGTGCTGCTCTCGGCTTTTGCGCTCATCTTGGTTGGCGCGGTCGTGCTTGCGCTTCGACGCAACACCGTAGCAGCAGGAAGCGCGGCCCTTGTACTCTTTAGCCTGTGTGGCGCATTCGCCATTCAGGCCCGTGATGCCGCAGTCAGCCCAGCGTCTCCGCTACTGCGGCATAGCGAGGGCGAGGAAGTCAGCATCAGCGGATACGTCATTCGTGATGGCGTGCTGCGACAGAGTCCATTCGGCGGCCAGCAGCAGTCGGTGGACATCGCCGTCGAACAGGTCATGATTGAATCGCGCTCCGATGCCGTGAGCGGTTCCGTGCGGCTCAACATTTTCGAGCGCCACCGCAAGGCGAGCGCGGATGCCGATGGGGACGACGAGGAACAGTCAGCATCGAAACAGAGACTTCTCGTCTATGGCGAACGCGTAAGCCTGACGGCCAAGCTGCGCCCGCCACTCAACTACGGGAACCCCGGCGCACTCGATTATCGAGGCTATCTGCGCGCACAAGGAATTGATCTGCTGGGTACGGCGAGTACAGATGCGGTCAATGTATTACCGGGACACAGCGGGAGTGCATTCGCTGATTTGCGCAGCCGAATGCGTCGCAGCATCCTCGCCCGGATTCACGCTCTTTGGCCTGCGCCGCAGGCCGGATTGCTCGACGCCATGCTGATTGGCGAGCGCGCGTACATCGGCCCGGAGTGGCGCGAAGCGTTCCAGCGTAGTGGCACCTACCATGTGCTCGTCGTCTCAGGAATGAACGTTGGCATCCTGGCGTTCGTGCTCTTCTGGGTGCTCAAGCGAATACGTGCCGGAGAATTAACGGCAACGCTGGTCACGCTTTTTGTGACGTGCGGCTACGCCTATCTCGCCGATTCCGGCGCACCAATTGTCCGGGCAGCCCTCATGCTTGCCATCTACCTGGCGACGCGCCTGCTCTATCGACAGCGCGCTGCATTGAATGCCGTGGGTGTTGCAGCGCTCATTATTCTTGCAGCCGATCCCGGCGCGATTCTCGATGCCAGCTTTCAACTCACGTTCCTCTCCGTCGTAGCGATTGGAGGCATCGCGCTGCCCCTGCTGGAGCGCACCTCCGAGCCTTATCGAAGGGCGTTGCGCATGTTTGGCATCGTGGGATATGACCAGGTGCTGGACCCTAAGCATGCACAGTTCCGCCTGGATCTGCGAATGATTGCCGGACGCCTCTCCAGGTTCCTAGGAAAATCCGGCGCTCGCTTTGCCGTTGTCACCTTCTGCGCTACCGTACTTGGCGCTTATGAGGTGTTGCTGGTTTCGGAGCTGATGCAGGTTGCGCTTGCGCTGCCGATGATCTGGTACTTCCATAGGGCGACCCTGCTTGCGCTGCCGGCGAATGCGCTGGTCGTTCCTCTTACGGGCGTGCTCATGCCCGCCTCGGTGGCAGCGGTTGCGCTGAGTTATGTCTCTCAATCGCTGGCAGCCATTCCTGCGTGGATCGCGAGTTGGGCGCTTGAGGCTGTTACGGGAGCCGTTAAGCTAGTCGGCGCCTCGCGTATGAGCGATGTTCGAATGCCTTCACCCAGCGTCACCATGGCGGTCTTGGCCGCTGCGAGCTTTGCTCTTTCTCTGCTGCTGGCGCGACGGCGAGCGCTGTTGTGCGCCACGGGGCTGTTCACGTTAACCCTATGCGCGTTCTTGCTCGTCACCTACTCGCCCCACGCACAATTGCCGCGTGGCCTCTTCGAACTCACGGCTATCGATGTTGGTCAGGGCGATTCGTTCCTGATCGTCTCGCCGGAAGGCAAGACCTTGCTGCTTGATTCCGGCGGGATGCTCGGAAATGGGAATGCGGATTTCGATATCGGCGAGGATGTCGTCTCGCCTTACTTGTGGACCCGCGGAATCGCTCGTCTCGACGCTGTCGCCTTCAGCCACGGACATTTGGATCATATGGGCGGAATGCGCGCCATCGTGCGGAACTTCCAACCGCGCGAGCTTTGGATGGCGGAGGCGAACCTTTCCACGCCTGAGCTGGAAGCTTTGTTGGACATAGCTGCCGAGTATGGCGTTTCAGTTCGCAGGCGCGCCGCAGGGGAGGTGTTCGACTTCGGCGGACTGCATTTCCAGGTGCTTGCGCCACCACGCGACTGGGAACTTAAGGCCCGTGTACGTGATGAAGACGCCATGGTTCTGCGCATCAGCTACGGCGAAAATTCTGTGCTGATGGTCGGCGACGCTGGCAGGCGGATCGAGCGGGAGTTGGTGAAAAACGGCATCCGAGCGGACCTGTTGAAAGTCGGCCACCACGGCAGCATCACAGCGACCTCGCCGGAGTTCCTGGCTGCCTTGCGTCCGAAGCTGGCCGTAATCTCTGTCGGAAGGCGCAATACTTTCCGGCATCCGCGACCTGAGGTACTGGCGCGACTGGCTGAGGCACACGTCTCCACATATCGCACGGACACCATGGGCATAGTCAGCTTCTACCTGGATGGGAGCTCTATTCGGATTGCGCCGTATCGCCGGTGA
- a CDS encoding DUF3108 domain-containing protein gives MLKKTAIFLILTVILSLTTALPAAAPAQASRAPANSPKVSRDTIGPVSHVRPAPDKFRFPNGQTLHYAAEWRLWTAGTATLRMDGSGNEQRVTGTADSAGFVALLYRVADRFESYFDRRSFCSLRINKHTEEGLHRRDTQIRFDAGRRKAVLDERNLKTGTTKHTEEDIPGCVTDVLSAIFYVGSLQLEPGSTYTFPLNDGGKTVDVRAHVEAREEIKTDAGTFKTVRVQPEAESGVLKSRGKVWVWYTDDASHIPVQMRARLFWGTLTFRLTRVERP, from the coding sequence ATGCTGAAGAAGACAGCAATATTTCTGATTCTGACCGTGATTCTTTCGCTCACGACAGCCCTGCCGGCCGCAGCGCCCGCGCAGGCATCGCGGGCGCCTGCAAACTCGCCGAAAGTTTCAAGGGATACAATCGGGCCCGTATCTCATGTCAGGCCTGCTCCCGACAAATTCCGCTTTCCCAATGGGCAGACATTGCATTACGCAGCGGAATGGCGGCTCTGGACAGCCGGAACTGCTACGCTTCGCATGGATGGCTCAGGCAATGAGCAGCGCGTGACGGGCACGGCAGATTCGGCTGGATTCGTAGCTTTGTTGTACAGGGTCGCGGACCGCTTCGAGAGCTACTTCGACCGGCGTTCCTTCTGTTCCTTGCGAATCAACAAACATACCGAAGAAGGCCTGCACCGCCGTGACACCCAGATACGCTTTGACGCCGGACGCCGTAAAGCTGTGCTCGACGAACGCAACCTGAAGACCGGTACTACCAAACATACCGAGGAAGACATTCCCGGCTGCGTTACGGACGTGCTATCCGCAATCTTCTACGTAGGATCGCTGCAACTTGAACCGGGTAGCACCTACACCTTCCCCCTGAATGACGGCGGCAAAACAGTGGACGTGCGAGCGCACGTTGAAGCACGTGAGGAAATCAAAACCGACGCCGGAACCTTCAAGACCGTGCGGGTGCAGCCCGAAGCCGAATCAGGCGTGCTGAAAAGCCGGGGCAAGGTATGGGTGTGGTACACCGACGACGCGTCCCACATTCCTGTGCAGATGCGTGCCAGGCTTTTCTGGGGGACGCTGACCTTCCGGCTGACTCGTGTCGAGCGGCCATAG
- the rlmD gene encoding 23S rRNA (uracil(1939)-C(5))-methyltransferase RlmD, protein MNITIEKMIYGGDGLGRLPANEQGQGKAVFVPFVLTGEEVSVSVVEERPGYARARLQEVVAASPVRTVPPCPYFSRCGGCHYQHTSYDHQLRIKSDILRETLQRTAKLTLESELQVHASEPWAYRNRTRLKVRSAPDFALGYYAFGTHDLLPVEECPISSLLINRALETVWEIGRVGRVPGTLREVQFFANHDDSALLLELYIDRNAPPDDFRAFAEALRKVMPQVIGVVAFQSAASNEAEGDRAPLLNSLTGPGLAFGENQLAYKVGDNEYRVSAGSFFQTNRFLASKLLELVTGGRKGGTALDLYAGTGLFTVPLSRTFERVTAVESAVFSYSDLKHNTPRGSRAIHGSTDEYLSKIAGNSRFDLVVVDPPRSGLGERTARALSRLKTPRLTYVSCDPSTLSRDLRVLLESGFRVEQAHLVDLFPQTFHMESVFQLVR, encoded by the coding sequence TTGAATATCACGATTGAAAAAATGATCTATGGCGGCGACGGACTTGGCCGTCTGCCAGCAAATGAGCAGGGACAAGGGAAAGCCGTGTTTGTGCCCTTTGTTCTGACGGGAGAAGAAGTCAGCGTCTCTGTGGTCGAGGAGCGCCCGGGTTACGCGCGTGCTCGGCTTCAAGAGGTTGTCGCCGCTTCGCCGGTTCGCACCGTTCCGCCGTGCCCTTATTTCTCGCGCTGTGGTGGATGCCATTATCAGCACACCAGTTACGACCATCAACTCAGGATAAAGTCCGACATTCTGCGGGAAACATTGCAGCGCACGGCGAAGCTCACGCTCGAAAGCGAGCTACAGGTCCATGCGTCCGAGCCATGGGCCTACCGCAATCGGACACGGCTGAAGGTTCGCAGCGCGCCGGACTTTGCGCTGGGATACTACGCCTTTGGCACGCACGACCTGCTGCCCGTGGAAGAGTGTCCCATCAGTTCCCTGCTTATCAATCGCGCCTTGGAAACAGTATGGGAGATTGGCCGAGTAGGTCGCGTTCCCGGCACTTTGCGCGAAGTGCAGTTCTTCGCGAACCATGACGATTCGGCGTTGCTGCTGGAACTCTACATAGATCGCAACGCTCCGCCCGATGACTTCCGCGCGTTCGCCGAAGCCCTGCGAAAGGTCATGCCGCAAGTGATCGGCGTTGTGGCTTTCCAATCCGCAGCGAGTAATGAGGCGGAGGGCGACCGGGCTCCGTTGCTGAATTCGCTAACCGGGCCGGGACTGGCCTTCGGAGAAAACCAGCTCGCCTATAAAGTTGGCGATAACGAATACCGGGTCAGTGCTGGTTCCTTCTTCCAGACAAACCGATTCCTTGCATCGAAGCTGCTAGAACTCGTCACCGGCGGCCGAAAAGGCGGCACGGCGCTCGATCTGTATGCCGGGACTGGTCTGTTCACCGTGCCGCTGTCACGCACGTTCGAGCGCGTCACAGCCGTTGAATCCGCCGTGTTCTCCTATTCCGATCTCAAGCACAACACTCCCCGCGGTTCGAGAGCAATACACGGGTCCACCGATGAATATCTCAGCAAGATTGCCGGGAACTCTCGCTTCGACCTCGTCGTTGTCGATCCTCCTCGAAGCGGCTTGGGAGAAAGGACGGCGCGTGCGTTGAGCCGGTTGAAAACTCCGCGATTGACGTATGTATCGTGCGACCCGTCCACACTCTCGCGCGACTTGCGCGTGCTGCTAGAATCGGGCTTCCGCGTCGAACAGGCACACCTGGTGGACTTGTTCCCGCAGACGTTCCACATGGAAAGCGTCTTCCAACTGGTTCGGTAA
- a CDS encoding type III pantothenate kinase translates to MLFVLDVGNTNTVLGVYAAPSQPGIAAGVELLAHWRVASIRTQTVDEYGVLFRNLFAMSGIDSSAITGIVISSVVPPMDTTLREVCERYFKARPLFIEPGVKTGMPVYYDNPSEVGADRIVNSVAAFEKYGGPCIVVDFGTATTFDAISAKGEYLGGIIAPGIGISAEALFVRTARLPRVDIRKPSRIIGTTTVSSLQSGLYYGYLGLVDGILEHMLGELGEGKVVATGGLAPLMGGGSRFITVVDDLLTLEGLRIIWERNAAHQRRKTEASSAEAAALEQSKRR, encoded by the coding sequence ATGCTTTTCGTACTCGATGTAGGAAACACCAACACGGTTCTCGGGGTGTACGCTGCTCCGTCGCAGCCGGGCATCGCCGCTGGCGTGGAACTTCTCGCGCACTGGCGCGTTGCCAGCATCAGAACGCAGACCGTCGATGAGTACGGCGTGCTCTTCCGCAACCTGTTCGCGATGAGCGGAATCGATTCGTCCGCCATCACCGGCATTGTCATCTCGTCCGTCGTGCCGCCCATGGATACAACGCTTCGCGAGGTCTGCGAACGCTATTTCAAGGCACGTCCGCTGTTCATAGAGCCCGGCGTAAAGACTGGAATGCCGGTGTACTACGACAATCCCAGCGAAGTTGGCGCTGATCGCATCGTGAACAGCGTAGCCGCCTTCGAGAAATACGGAGGGCCGTGCATTGTCGTCGATTTCGGCACCGCGACAACTTTCGACGCAATCTCAGCTAAAGGTGAGTATCTCGGCGGAATCATCGCGCCGGGGATTGGAATCTCGGCTGAAGCGTTGTTCGTGCGCACCGCACGGCTGCCACGCGTGGACATTCGCAAGCCCAGCCGCATCATCGGAACCACCACGGTGAGCAGCCTGCAATCCGGTCTCTACTACGGATACCTGGGACTGGTAGACGGGATACTGGAGCATATGCTCGGAGAACTGGGCGAGGGGAAAGTGGTTGCAACTGGCGGCCTGGCTCCGCTGATGGGCGGCGGCTCGCGCTTCATTACCGTCGTGGACGACCTGCTTACGCTTGAAGGCCTCCGCATCATCTGGGAGCGCAACGCCGCGCACCAGCGTCGCAAAACGGAGGCAAGTTCCGCCGAAGCCGCAGCGCTTGAACAGTCGAAACGCCGGTGA
- a CDS encoding YciI family protein, whose product MYALAILRYRRPLEEVLKLVDEHRAYLRELKEQGILIASGPLDPRSGGALLLRISEADAQPALDRVRDNDPYTRNGLAQYEIWPWAANIGLGDLDRI is encoded by the coding sequence ATGTACGCACTTGCCATCCTTCGCTACCGCCGCCCTCTCGAAGAGGTGCTCAAGCTTGTCGACGAGCACCGCGCATACTTGCGTGAACTGAAGGAGCAGGGAATCCTGATCGCCTCCGGGCCGCTTGACCCGCGCAGCGGAGGCGCGCTGCTTCTGCGAATCTCTGAAGCGGATGCGCAACCTGCACTCGACCGCGTGCGCGACAACGACCCCTACACACGGAACGGATTGGCTCAGTACGAGATCTGGCCGTGGGCCGCGAACATCGGCCTGGGTGACCTGGATCGCATCTGA
- the waaC gene encoding lipopolysaccharide heptosyltransferase I, with protein sequence MKNERPAKPSRILVVRLGAMGDVIHAMPAVGALRHALPGCEIGWAIEERWRALLCSCANSCGGSPNLDMPLVDAVHVVDTKNWRRAIGARTTREQVRAAIRAIREREYDVAIDFQGAIKSALLARVSGAERRFGFATPREKLAAMLYSSAVEAEGAHVIEQNFSLASHVAGKTLTDARAIFPVDARAREWRENVLNAHEVCRYGILTPGAGWGAKCWPAERYAAVARELSSTGLKLVINYGPAEEALARAVQTESAGAAKMIPCGIAELIELTRGAQLFIGGDTGPMHLAAALGVPVVALFGPTDPARNGPYGTRSIVLRSEQSRTSYSHRAMLDAGLMSITVAEVTSAAMSLLGVQ encoded by the coding sequence TTGAAGAACGAACGCCCGGCAAAACCTTCGCGCATCCTTGTCGTCCGGCTGGGCGCCATGGGCGATGTGATCCACGCCATGCCTGCCGTTGGTGCCTTAAGACACGCGCTGCCGGGTTGCGAGATTGGATGGGCGATAGAGGAGCGCTGGCGTGCGTTACTTTGCTCTTGCGCGAATTCGTGCGGCGGTTCGCCGAACCTGGACATGCCGCTCGTTGATGCCGTTCACGTCGTGGATACAAAGAACTGGCGGCGGGCGATCGGGGCGAGAACGACGCGCGAACAGGTCCGCGCGGCCATCCGCGCAATCCGCGAACGTGAATACGATGTTGCCATTGATTTCCAGGGCGCGATCAAGTCGGCGCTGCTGGCGCGAGTGTCTGGCGCAGAACGCCGGTTCGGATTCGCTACCCCCCGCGAGAAGCTGGCCGCGATGCTTTATTCCAGCGCGGTCGAGGCGGAAGGCGCGCACGTCATCGAGCAGAATTTCTCGCTGGCATCGCATGTAGCAGGCAAGACGCTAACGGACGCGCGAGCGATCTTCCCTGTGGACGCACGCGCCCGCGAGTGGCGCGAGAATGTGCTGAACGCGCACGAAGTGTGTCGCTACGGCATACTGACTCCGGGTGCCGGATGGGGAGCAAAGTGCTGGCCAGCGGAACGATACGCTGCGGTTGCCCGTGAGTTGTCGAGCACGGGATTGAAGCTCGTCATCAACTACGGCCCCGCGGAAGAGGCGCTCGCGCGTGCGGTACAGACCGAGAGCGCCGGCGCGGCCAAGATGATTCCGTGCGGCATCGCCGAACTGATTGAGCTCACGAGAGGTGCGCAGCTTTTCATCGGCGGCGACACCGGACCGATGCACTTGGCCGCTGCGCTAGGAGTGCCGGTTGTGGCGCTCTTCGGCCCGACAGACCCGGCGCGCAACGGACCCTACGGGACCCGAAGTATCGTGTTGCGCAGCGAGCAGAGCCGCACCAGCTACTCGCATCGCGCGATGCTGGATGCAGGATTGATGTCCATTACGGTGGCCGAAGTAACTTCGGCAGCCATGAGTTTATTAGGAGTGCAATGA
- a CDS encoding isoprenylcysteine carboxylmethyltransferase family protein has protein sequence MTGTSQTGVSWSRVARRIRVPLGFAFAALYLWLARPTLVSLVLGAAVAALGVWVRAVASGHVKKNEELTTTGPYAYCRNPLYLGSIIIAAGFAIASLSIWVAVAIVVLFVAIYLPVIRSEEGFLRSRFGNYDSYAARVPRLLPTFCGAKNPGAGFSRELYMQHREYNATLGAMLMLCALAAKLFWYSRLG, from the coding sequence ATGACCGGAACGTCACAGACGGGTGTGAGTTGGAGCCGCGTTGCCCGGCGCATCAGGGTGCCACTCGGGTTCGCTTTTGCCGCTTTATACCTGTGGCTGGCGCGGCCCACGCTGGTTTCCCTCGTACTCGGCGCAGCCGTGGCGGCCTTAGGAGTCTGGGTGCGCGCGGTCGCTTCCGGACACGTTAAGAAAAACGAGGAACTCACAACGACGGGGCCTTACGCTTATTGCCGAAATCCGTTGTACCTGGGTTCCATCATCATTGCCGCCGGTTTCGCCATTGCCTCGCTTAGTATCTGGGTCGCGGTCGCGATAGTGGTGCTGTTCGTTGCCATTTATCTGCCAGTCATACGCTCGGAAGAAGGATTTCTGCGATCGCGGTTCGGCAACTACGATTCTTATGCAGCGCGTGTTCCCCGCCTGCTGCCTACTTTTTGCGGTGCAAAGAACCCAGGAGCGGGATTTTCACGCGAGCTTTACATGCAACACCGCGAGTACAATGCAACGTTGGGCGCGATGCTGATGTTATGCGCCCTCGCGGCCAAGTTGTTCTGGTACTCGCGACTAGGTTGA
- a CDS encoding adenylyltransferase/cytidyltransferase family protein, translating to MKPGYSNKILEREALKQRVAEWRAAGEQVILTNGCFDMLHVGHVRYLHGAKSLGGRVVVAVNSDESVRILKGGGRPLMPEGERAEILAALQDVDAVVVFSEPDVRALIGEIKPDVQAKGTDYTAESVPERDAVIACGGRVEIVGDPKDHSTTEFLSQMQPQKKS from the coding sequence GTGAAGCCGGGATACTCAAACAAGATTCTCGAACGAGAAGCCCTGAAGCAGCGCGTCGCAGAATGGCGGGCAGCGGGCGAGCAGGTCATCTTGACGAATGGATGCTTCGACATGCTGCACGTTGGGCACGTCCGGTATCTGCATGGTGCGAAATCGCTTGGCGGACGCGTAGTCGTTGCCGTCAACTCGGATGAGAGCGTCAGAATATTGAAAGGCGGTGGGCGGCCACTGATGCCGGAAGGCGAACGCGCCGAAATCCTTGCGGCGTTGCAGGACGTGGATGCCGTCGTGGTCTTCTCGGAGCCGGATGTGCGCGCGCTAATCGGCGAAATCAAACCGGATGTGCAAGCAAAAGGCACCGACTACACCGCCGAAAGCGTCCCCGAACGCGACGCGGTAATCGCCTGCGGCGGGCGCGTGGAGATTGTCGGCGATCCAAAGGATCACTCCACGACCGAATTCCTTAGCCAGATGCAGCCGCAGAAGAAGTCCTGA